Proteins encoded together in one Terriglobus saanensis SP1PR4 window:
- a CDS encoding ABC transporter ATP-binding protein has translation MSITDSVIQIEGMTKVFYTDEIETHALSGIHLNIARGEYVAMSGPSGCGKSTLLSIIGLLDTPTAGRYTLNGKEVANLNFADRSRIRNQEIGFIFQSFNLIGDLSVAENVELPLTYRAGMPATERKRRVQEALERVNMAHRMRHFPAQLSGGQQQRVAVARALAGSPSILLADEPTGNLDSKNGEAVMTLLAELHAEGATICMVTHDPRFAAHAERQVHLFDGKVVAEGELNRLLAEVQA, from the coding sequence ATGAGTATAACTGATTCAGTGATCCAGATCGAGGGCATGACGAAGGTTTTCTATACGGACGAGATTGAGACGCACGCACTCTCTGGGATCCACCTCAACATTGCACGCGGCGAGTACGTTGCCATGTCCGGGCCCTCGGGCTGCGGCAAGTCGACGCTGCTTTCGATCATCGGTCTTCTCGATACACCCACCGCTGGACGTTACACGTTGAACGGCAAAGAAGTAGCGAATCTAAACTTTGCTGATCGTTCCCGCATCCGTAACCAGGAGATTGGCTTCATCTTTCAGAGCTTCAACCTGATCGGCGATCTTTCTGTTGCGGAGAACGTTGAGCTGCCTTTGACGTACCGCGCTGGGATGCCAGCGACGGAGCGGAAGCGCCGTGTACAGGAGGCGCTGGAGCGCGTGAACATGGCGCATCGGATGCGGCACTTTCCGGCACAACTCTCTGGAGGTCAGCAGCAGCGTGTGGCTGTGGCGCGCGCCCTCGCGGGATCGCCTTCGATTCTGCTGGCGGATGAACCGACGGGTAACCTCGATTCGAAGAACGGCGAAGCCGTGATGACGCTGCTTGCGGAGCTTCATGCTGAAGGCGCAACCATCTGCATGGTGACGCACGATCCTCGCTTTGCTGCTCATGCCGAACGGCAGGTCCATCTCTTCGACGGCAAGGTCGTTGCGGAGGGGGAACTGAACCGTTTGCTGGCTGAGGTGCAGGCATGA
- a CDS encoding efflux RND transporter periplasmic adaptor subunit codes for MDISRPDLKQKKTQRQRVYVIAAVVVLAIITVIVLRLKPASPTVERATIWTDTVKRGALLRQVRGPGTLVPREDKIRLIPAETEATVVRIRVLPGAKVEPDTVLMELVDPQVQQELLDAQLQVKGAQADYVNTRAKLQSDLMTQKAAAATVGADHSQAQLQAKTDKSLYDLGVISGLTYSASKGKADELTTRNGIEGQRLTLNEKAIETQLAVQQTKVQQAQALLGLKQKQLEALTVRAGISGVLSELPHQVGEHVAPGTTLAKVVQLDQLKASLKIPETQARDIQIGQPAEVDTHNGVIEGKVSRIDPAVLNGTVTVDVELAGALPQGARPDLSVDGTINLDRLTDVLYVGRPASGNENSTITLFKLGTDGKTAIRVPVKVGRASVNSIQVVEGLQDGDTVILSDMSRWDNTDKIRLE; via the coding sequence ATGGATATCTCACGACCAGACCTGAAACAAAAAAAGACACAGCGGCAACGCGTGTACGTGATTGCGGCAGTGGTTGTGCTCGCAATCATCACCGTGATCGTGCTTCGGTTGAAGCCCGCTTCCCCCACCGTAGAGCGAGCCACGATTTGGACCGACACCGTCAAGCGCGGCGCTTTGCTTCGACAGGTGCGTGGACCAGGCACGCTGGTGCCGCGCGAAGACAAGATCCGCCTTATCCCGGCAGAGACAGAAGCTACCGTCGTTCGCATTCGCGTGCTGCCTGGTGCGAAGGTAGAGCCGGACACGGTGCTGATGGAGCTGGTTGACCCGCAGGTGCAGCAGGAGCTGCTGGATGCGCAGTTGCAGGTCAAGGGGGCGCAGGCAGACTACGTGAACACTCGCGCGAAGTTGCAGAGCGACCTGATGACGCAGAAGGCTGCGGCCGCTACCGTGGGTGCGGACCATTCGCAGGCGCAGCTACAGGCCAAGACCGATAAGTCGCTCTATGACCTGGGAGTGATCAGCGGTCTCACTTATAGCGCTTCCAAAGGCAAAGCCGACGAACTCACCACGCGCAATGGCATTGAAGGTCAACGCCTCACGCTGAATGAAAAGGCCATCGAGACGCAGCTGGCCGTGCAGCAGACGAAGGTACAGCAGGCACAGGCGCTGCTTGGCCTCAAGCAAAAGCAGCTCGAGGCTCTTACAGTGCGTGCCGGGATCAGCGGCGTTCTGTCGGAGCTGCCGCACCAGGTGGGAGAGCACGTTGCTCCGGGAACGACGCTGGCGAAGGTGGTCCAGCTGGACCAGTTGAAGGCCAGTTTGAAGATTCCCGAAACCCAGGCGCGCGACATCCAGATCGGCCAGCCGGCCGAGGTGGATACCCACAACGGCGTGATCGAAGGAAAAGTTTCGAGAATTGATCCCGCAGTATTGAACGGAACGGTGACAGTTGACGTAGAACTAGCTGGCGCTCTGCCGCAGGGCGCCCGACCTGACCTGAGCGTGGATGGAACGATCAATCTCGACAGGCTGACGGATGTGCTCTATGTCGGTCGACCGGCATCGGGCAATGAGAACAGCACCATCACGCTCTTCAAGCTGGGAACTGATGGAAAGACGGCGATTCGCGTTCCGGTGAAAGTGGGCCGCGCCTCCGTCAACAGCATTCAGGTCGTGGAAGGTTTGCAGGACGGCGATACCGTCATCCTGTCCGACATGAGCCGATGGGACAACACAGATAAGATCCGCCTGGAATAA
- a CDS encoding PadR family transcriptional regulator, with product MADQKLDLLQGTLDLMVLQTLETMGTLHGYGIARRIEQVSGDEVLLNQGTIYASLVRLQQQERISAEWGTSDNNRKAKFYAITRKGKKQLQQDTAYWGRLTGVMNRVLAMQAEGSE from the coding sequence ATGGCAGACCAAAAGCTGGACCTATTGCAAGGAACGTTGGACCTGATGGTTTTGCAGACACTGGAGACAATGGGCACACTGCACGGATACGGAATCGCCCGACGCATCGAGCAGGTGAGCGGCGACGAAGTCCTGCTCAACCAGGGCACCATCTACGCCTCTCTCGTGAGACTGCAACAGCAGGAGCGAATCTCCGCCGAGTGGGGCACCTCCGACAACAATCGCAAGGCGAAGTTCTACGCCATCACCCGCAAAGGGAAGAAACAACTTCAACAGGACACCGCCTACTGGGGACGCCTTACTGGCGTGATGAACCGCGTACTCGCCATGCAGGCAGAAGGGAGTGAATAA
- a CDS encoding ABC transporter permease, producing MDTLRYALHRLASFFRKKPLDQDLDAEMASHLEFAVEENIQRGLTHQEARRQALIRFGGVEQAKQHHRETRGMPSLDILLQDLRFAFRTLKKDRVFTIVAILLLALGIGANVTVFSVVDTLLLRPLPFTAPDRLVWMEQADAKGLSGATYSVDAFEEFRQQNHSFEDVTAYMPFYGTNDYKLTGHGLPQPVSGVGVAGNFFQLLGVKPAFGRFFTEKESIPGSAPLVVLSNAYWHSQFAADPNIVGQAITLNDKPVTIAGVMPESFDFGAVFDPGMKMDILLPQVMDNIRGDGNVLSFIGRLKPGATLSAAQAEWNLIGPRLHHNAHNPEWSIGYTATLSGLKDHVSGKLRRSLIVLWSAVGMVLLIVCVNLANLLLAREATRKKEFALRSALGAGRGRLVRQMVTESLVLAFSGSIFGLALAYGTTTWLAHQGSIALPLLSSVRVDTVALAWAFFLTIMAAIFFGLVPALRSTRSNLQEALKESGRGAGEGRKQERMRSVLVISEVALACVLLVCAGLLLRSFLHVLDVDLGFQPSRAGSLRAEYKLGNIQGLTTAMAYQRQGAAIQAIVEQVKNLPGVEAAGISDMLPLDRNRTWGFSPKGSEYRKGEHHPGTFVYIATPGYLQAMGIHLREGRDLSWSDRAETQQVVVINSAAAKKYWPGESAIGKTVTVGGERTVIGVVDDVRETGVETAAAFESYMPVTQAGAVGAELVVRSKLPPEVLAPSIMKALRQINPDQPEVAFRPIQALVDRSTSPRRFFMILVAAFAGLGLVLASLGIYGVISYSVTQRTQEIGIRMALGASLQKVRGDVMASTLKLVGFGVVVGSIAALLAANGISSLLYGTEPGDPRIYFGVLVLLLSVAALAGYLPARRASRIDPMVALRNE from the coding sequence ATGGACACCCTCCGTTACGCCCTCCATCGCCTCGCCTCTTTCTTCCGCAAAAAACCGCTCGATCAAGATCTCGATGCCGAGATGGCCTCACACCTTGAGTTCGCCGTCGAGGAAAACATCCAGCGCGGCCTCACACACCAAGAGGCCCGCCGCCAGGCGCTCATTCGCTTCGGTGGAGTCGAACAAGCCAAACAGCACCATAGGGAGACACGTGGTATGCCTTCACTCGACATTCTTCTCCAGGACCTACGCTTCGCCTTTCGCACCCTCAAAAAGGATCGCGTCTTTACCATCGTCGCCATCCTCCTCCTCGCGCTTGGAATCGGCGCGAACGTCACGGTCTTCAGCGTCGTAGACACACTTCTCCTGCGCCCGCTTCCCTTCACCGCTCCGGATCGCCTCGTCTGGATGGAACAGGCTGACGCTAAGGGACTCTCCGGTGCAACCTACTCCGTGGACGCCTTCGAAGAGTTCCGCCAGCAGAACCACTCCTTTGAAGACGTCACCGCATACATGCCGTTCTATGGCACCAACGACTACAAACTCACGGGACACGGCTTGCCCCAACCCGTCTCCGGCGTCGGGGTCGCAGGTAATTTTTTCCAACTCCTCGGAGTGAAGCCCGCGTTCGGTCGCTTCTTCACAGAGAAAGAGAGCATTCCCGGCAGTGCTCCATTGGTTGTTCTAAGCAATGCCTACTGGCACAGCCAGTTCGCCGCAGACCCCAACATCGTGGGACAGGCCATCACCCTCAACGACAAGCCAGTCACCATCGCAGGCGTCATGCCCGAAAGCTTCGACTTCGGCGCGGTCTTCGATCCGGGCATGAAGATGGACATCCTTCTGCCCCAGGTCATGGACAACATTCGAGGCGACGGGAACGTTCTTTCATTCATTGGACGATTGAAGCCAGGCGCAACCCTGTCTGCAGCCCAGGCGGAGTGGAATCTGATCGGTCCACGCCTGCATCACAACGCACATAACCCCGAGTGGAGCATCGGGTATACCGCGACCCTCAGCGGCCTGAAAGACCATGTCAGCGGAAAGTTGCGCCGCTCGCTTATCGTCCTTTGGTCGGCGGTGGGAATGGTACTCCTGATCGTCTGCGTCAATCTTGCGAACCTCCTCCTTGCCCGCGAAGCGACACGGAAGAAAGAGTTCGCGCTTCGCAGCGCTCTTGGAGCGGGACGTGGACGCCTGGTTCGCCAGATGGTGACGGAGAGCCTCGTCCTCGCCTTCTCCGGCTCCATCTTCGGGCTGGCCCTCGCATATGGAACCACTACATGGCTTGCACACCAGGGTTCCATCGCTCTTCCCCTCCTCAGCAGTGTGCGCGTGGACACCGTCGCGCTCGCCTGGGCTTTCTTCCTCACCATCATGGCGGCGATCTTCTTCGGTCTGGTTCCCGCCTTGCGCTCCACGCGCAGCAACCTGCAGGAAGCTTTGAAAGAGAGCGGTCGCGGCGCGGGAGAAGGCCGCAAACAGGAGCGCATGCGCTCCGTTCTCGTGATCAGCGAGGTAGCTTTGGCCTGTGTTCTCCTCGTCTGCGCCGGTCTACTCCTTCGCAGCTTTCTGCATGTTCTGGACGTCGATCTTGGCTTCCAGCCCAGCAGGGCCGGATCTCTGCGGGCAGAATACAAGCTGGGCAACATTCAGGGTTTGACGACAGCGATGGCCTACCAAAGACAAGGTGCCGCCATTCAGGCGATAGTGGAACAGGTGAAGAATCTTCCCGGTGTGGAAGCCGCCGGAATAAGCGACATGCTTCCCCTGGATCGCAATCGTACCTGGGGCTTCTCCCCCAAGGGAAGCGAATACCGAAAGGGGGAGCATCACCCCGGAACCTTCGTATACATCGCAACTCCTGGATATCTGCAGGCCATGGGAATTCATCTTCGCGAGGGACGCGATCTGAGCTGGAGCGATCGCGCAGAGACGCAACAAGTCGTTGTCATCAACAGCGCTGCTGCTAAAAAATATTGGCCCGGTGAGAGCGCCATAGGAAAGACTGTGACGGTCGGTGGCGAAAGGACCGTCATCGGCGTTGTGGACGATGTCCGTGAGACCGGTGTGGAAACCGCCGCCGCCTTCGAATCCTACATGCCCGTCACCCAGGCGGGAGCGGTCGGCGCGGAGCTTGTCGTCCGTTCGAAGCTTCCGCCGGAGGTTCTTGCGCCAAGCATCATGAAGGCCCTCCGACAGATCAATCCGGACCAGCCTGAGGTCGCATTCCGTCCCATCCAGGCCCTCGTCGACCGGTCCACCTCGCCCCGCCGCTTCTTCATGATCCTCGTGGCTGCCTTCGCCGGTCTCGGGCTAGTGCTTGCCTCCCTGGGCATCTATGGCGTCATCTCTTACTCTGTCACGCAACGAACGCAGGAGATCGGTATCCGCATGGCGCTCGGAGCCTCTCTGCAGAAAGTACGCGGCGACGTCATGGCCTCCACGCTGAAGCTCGTCGGCTTCGGCGTAGTCGTGGGAAGTATCGCCGCGCTGCTTGCAGCCAACGGCATCTCCTCGCTTCTCTACGGCACGGAACCAGGGGACCCAAGAATCTACTTTGGCGTTCTGGTTCTCCTGCTCAGCGTCGCCGCATTGGCTGGCTATCTCCCCGCGCGTAGGGCCTCACGCATCGATCCCATGGTGGCGCTGCGAAACGAATAG
- a CDS encoding PadR family transcriptional regulator, with amino-acid sequence MPDPMDLMQGTLDMLILKAVSLGPLHGYGVLLRIQQISGEQLAIQQGSLYPALFRLEHSGLLASEWGESENKRKAKFYSLTSAGRKQLRTETVRWNRMAELMAGILSTTAEEL; translated from the coding sequence ATGCCGGATCCAATGGACCTCATGCAGGGCACGCTGGACATGCTGATCCTCAAAGCTGTCTCGCTCGGCCCACTTCACGGCTATGGTGTGCTTCTTCGCATTCAACAGATCTCTGGAGAACAGCTCGCGATTCAACAAGGCTCCCTTTACCCGGCCCTCTTTCGGCTGGAGCACAGCGGCCTGCTCGCTTCGGAGTGGGGCGAGTCAGAGAACAAGCGCAAGGCGAAGTTTTACAGCCTGACCTCCGCGGGAAGGAAACAGCTACGCACCGAAACCGTGCGCTGGAACCGCATGGCCGAACTCATGGCCGGCATCCTAAGCACCACCGCCGAGGAGCTCTAG
- a CDS encoding FtsX-like permease family protein, giving the protein MRQLLTESLLISCFGGATGFALGYLGREVIPHLYSSPWRPPSLHSDFDHRIFLFALTVSLGTGLLFGLAPALQLTRQDVNTGLKDTSGSTTRRRKGLAGSGLITLQVALSVLLVIGAGLFSRTLINLNRNHLGFDPQGILLFTLQAPASHFPGEEAISLHQRMEASLRLVPGVSSVTLSMSPILAHYSSTVNFQPSEQEKRDEKNDGIHNNTVGQSFFETYRIPLLYGRSFTSTDTASSPPVAVINQALARRFYPNLNPVGKTFHNPEKNAAPIQIIGVVSDALYEELQGTPPPTFYLYYPQVKFQEQMTFVVKTSRRPEDLLPAIRRAVADVDRDLPLLDVRTQQEQINDSIAQERLFALLTVSFGILALILACIGIYGVMAYNVARRVNEIGIRIALGARPSEVRNMVLRESSWMALIGIAVGLATSFWLTRFVKSMLYELQPTDPAIFIGAALLLLFVSLSSAYGPARRAVRIDPMEA; this is encoded by the coding sequence ATGCGACAGTTACTTACAGAGAGTCTTCTCATCTCCTGCTTCGGAGGTGCAACGGGTTTTGCCCTCGGATATCTGGGCCGCGAGGTGATTCCACATCTTTATTCGTCGCCATGGCGTCCACCTTCCCTGCACTCCGACTTCGACCATCGCATCTTCCTCTTCGCGCTCACCGTCTCCCTTGGCACAGGCCTCCTCTTTGGGCTTGCGCCTGCGCTTCAACTTACACGCCAGGACGTGAACACCGGGCTGAAGGACACCTCCGGATCGACCACCCGCCGCAGGAAAGGCCTGGCAGGTTCAGGCCTGATTACCTTGCAGGTCGCCCTCTCTGTGCTTCTCGTCATAGGCGCAGGCCTCTTCTCTCGAACGCTGATCAACCTCAACCGAAATCACCTCGGCTTTGATCCCCAGGGCATTCTTTTATTCACCCTGCAAGCACCCGCATCCCACTTTCCCGGAGAGGAGGCTATCAGTCTGCATCAACGGATGGAAGCGAGTCTCCGCCTCGTACCCGGAGTTTCTTCTGTCACGCTCTCAATGAGCCCTATCCTGGCGCACTATTCATCCACGGTTAACTTTCAGCCTTCAGAACAGGAGAAGCGTGACGAAAAAAACGACGGCATACACAACAACACCGTCGGCCAGAGCTTCTTCGAGACGTACCGCATTCCTCTTCTCTATGGAAGATCGTTTACCTCGACGGACACGGCATCGTCTCCACCCGTCGCCGTCATCAATCAGGCCCTCGCGCGCAGGTTCTATCCCAACCTGAATCCTGTGGGCAAAACCTTTCACAACCCGGAGAAGAATGCTGCTCCCATCCAGATCATCGGCGTCGTCTCGGATGCCCTCTACGAAGAACTCCAGGGCACACCGCCTCCGACGTTCTACCTCTATTACCCGCAGGTCAAGTTTCAGGAGCAAATGACGTTCGTGGTGAAGACCTCGCGGCGTCCCGAAGATCTGCTTCCCGCCATCCGCCGTGCGGTCGCAGACGTCGATCGCGACCTCCCTCTCCTCGATGTGCGGACGCAGCAGGAGCAGATTAACGACTCCATCGCGCAGGAACGTCTCTTCGCTCTCCTCACCGTCTCCTTCGGAATCCTTGCGCTTATCCTCGCCTGCATCGGCATCTACGGCGTCATGGCCTACAACGTCGCGCGCCGCGTCAACGAGATCGGCATCCGCATCGCTCTGGGAGCGCGACCCAGCGAAGTGCGCAATATGGTTCTCCGCGAAAGTTCGTGGATGGCCCTTATAGGAATCGCCGTCGGCCTTGCTACTTCTTTCTGGCTGACTCGCTTCGTCAAAAGCATGCTCTATGAGTTGCAACCTACAGACCCGGCTATTTTTATCGGCGCGGCCCTGCTTCTTCTCTTCGTGAGTCTCTCCTCGGCCTACGGCCCCGCACGCCGTGCCGTCCGCATCGATCCCATGGAGGCCTAA
- a CDS encoding NCS2 family permease — translation MLARAERYFEFSRLGTTWRTEILAGLTTFITMAYIVFVNPAILSKTGMPIAAVTAATCLCAGLGSILMGVIARYPIALAPGMGLNAYFTYTVCLKMHIPWQTALGAVFLSGVIFLLLTLGGIRQLLVEAIPRELHAAVAGGVGLFIAFIGLTEAGIIVKDPNTAVTLGNLKSPDTALALFGLLLIALLQIFRVRASILIGIMGTMLTGFVIGRVHWTPTHYRLSGITATAFKLDIRGALHVGAFEIIFVFLFVDLFDNIGTLVAVSKKAGLITEDARIPRLSRIFFADATATIAGSLAGTSTVCSYIESSAGVAAGGRSGVPAIVTGLCFLVSLFLAPLVGAIPSSATAPALIIVGALMLGSISEIEWTDPLIAFPAFLTLVMIPLTYSIASGLGMGIASYALLRLLSGRAKRKEWLLYLLAAMFILRFVYLGTS, via the coding sequence TTGCTCGCACGCGCCGAACGCTACTTCGAGTTTTCACGCCTCGGCACCACATGGCGAACAGAAATCCTCGCCGGTCTGACCACCTTCATCACGATGGCGTACATCGTCTTCGTGAATCCCGCGATCCTCTCCAAAACCGGTATGCCGATTGCAGCCGTCACGGCAGCAACCTGTCTGTGCGCGGGTCTCGGATCGATCCTCATGGGCGTCATCGCACGCTATCCCATCGCGCTCGCCCCGGGCATGGGACTGAACGCATACTTCACCTATACGGTCTGCCTGAAGATGCACATCCCCTGGCAGACCGCCCTCGGCGCAGTCTTTCTCTCCGGTGTGATCTTTCTTTTGCTTACCTTGGGAGGTATCCGGCAACTGCTCGTGGAAGCCATCCCCCGCGAACTGCACGCCGCGGTTGCAGGAGGCGTGGGACTCTTCATCGCGTTCATCGGCCTGACCGAAGCAGGCATCATCGTCAAAGACCCGAACACCGCCGTAACTCTCGGCAATCTAAAATCTCCCGACACCGCACTCGCTCTCTTCGGGCTGCTCCTCATCGCGCTGCTGCAGATCTTTCGCGTGCGTGCCTCGATCCTGATCGGCATCATGGGGACCATGTTGACGGGCTTCGTAATTGGCCGCGTTCACTGGACGCCGACGCATTACCGCCTCTCCGGCATCACAGCAACGGCTTTCAAACTCGACATCCGCGGCGCATTACACGTCGGCGCCTTCGAGATCATCTTCGTCTTTCTCTTCGTCGATCTCTTCGACAACATCGGAACACTGGTCGCGGTCTCGAAGAAAGCTGGCCTGATCACCGAAGACGCACGCATCCCCCGCCTCTCACGCATCTTCTTCGCCGACGCCACGGCGACCATCGCTGGATCTCTGGCAGGCACCAGCACCGTCTGTTCTTATATCGAGTCTTCAGCCGGAGTCGCAGCAGGCGGAAGAAGCGGTGTCCCGGCGATTGTAACGGGCCTCTGCTTCCTAGTCTCACTCTTCTTAGCACCGCTCGTCGGCGCAATCCCCTCGTCCGCAACCGCACCAGCGCTCATCATCGTGGGCGCGCTCATGCTTGGATCGATCTCAGAAATTGAGTGGACCGATCCGCTGATCGCCTTCCCTGCATTCCTCACGCTGGTCATGATCCCACTCACGTACTCCATCGCAAGTGGCCTGGGCATGGGCATCGCCAGCTACGCTTTGCTCCGCCTTCTCAGTGGCCGAGCGAAGCGCAAGGAGTGGCTCCTCTATCTCCTGGCAGCCATGTTCATCCTGCGCTTCGTCTACTTGGGCACAAGCTAA
- a CDS encoding thioredoxin domain-containing protein — protein sequence MPSFVMKAAARLFFFCTLSAASVLAQAPAAAAPADPLPAANPRFFDASTPTVDTVNAFLKAIWGYDVNRIYRVMAIQKTAAPNIAKVTVFVTDPSPGAKVQTMQFFVTPDGKHAISDAVFDFGEKPFAATRAMLTARADGPARGAAGKELLLVEFADMQCPHCKDAQATMDDLVRDFPKARVVYQNFPLTEIHPFAAQAASYGNCIADKSPSAFYVYLKDVFDHQEALNPEAGEATLKNAVTKAGQDPAAIAACAATPAAKKRIETQIALANDAGVMETPMLSVNGHLLPIGSIPYETLKQIIVFQATQDGIALK from the coding sequence ATGCCGTCGTTCGTTATGAAAGCAGCTGCACGCCTTTTTTTCTTTTGTACCCTCTCTGCTGCCTCTGTTCTGGCACAGGCCCCGGCTGCCGCCGCGCCTGCGGACCCGCTTCCCGCTGCAAATCCGCGCTTCTTCGATGCGTCTACGCCTACGGTCGATACGGTGAATGCCTTTCTGAAAGCGATCTGGGGATACGATGTCAACCGCATCTATCGGGTGATGGCGATCCAGAAGACCGCGGCACCGAATATTGCGAAGGTTACGGTCTTTGTGACCGATCCGAGTCCGGGAGCGAAGGTGCAGACGATGCAGTTCTTTGTGACACCGGATGGTAAGCACGCTATTTCGGATGCTGTCTTCGACTTTGGCGAGAAGCCCTTCGCTGCGACGCGCGCAATGCTGACGGCGCGCGCTGACGGGCCCGCACGTGGCGCAGCGGGTAAGGAGTTGCTTCTGGTTGAGTTCGCCGACATGCAGTGCCCGCACTGCAAAGACGCGCAGGCGACGATGGACGACCTGGTTCGGGACTTTCCGAAGGCTCGCGTTGTCTATCAGAACTTTCCTCTGACCGAGATTCATCCCTTCGCGGCGCAGGCGGCTTCGTATGGCAATTGCATCGCAGACAAGAGCCCGTCTGCGTTCTATGTCTATCTGAAAGATGTCTTCGACCATCAGGAGGCGCTCAATCCTGAAGCCGGGGAAGCTACGCTCAAGAATGCTGTGACGAAAGCGGGCCAGGATCCTGCTGCGATTGCCGCGTGTGCGGCGACGCCTGCGGCCAAGAAGCGGATCGAAACTCAGATTGCGCTGGCGAACGATGCCGGCGTGATGGAGACTCCGATGCTTTCGGTCAATGGGCACCTTCTGCCGATTGGTTCGATTCCTTATGAGACGCTGAAGCAGATTATTGTTTTTCAGGCTACGCAGGATGGTATCGCGCTTAAATAG
- a CDS encoding NAD+ synthase, with amino-acid sequence MKIALAQINPTVGDFAGNVSVILDFALRASRLGAELVIFPELAVCGYPPADLIEKKTFLEAAQEALAQVAASTEKNGLAILCGSVLHSGAVPGKTARNVAALCQRGKVSFIQQKMLLPFYDVFDEQRYFEPAVSQSLIEINGVNVAISICEDAWNDKGFWPNRLYASDPIERLMSSAEEGNAPRLLLNISASPFWRGKLTTRRKMLAALAQRYGAVVAMVNQVGGNDSLVFDGSSFAVAPDGRLLAQAKSFEEDLILFDTSSAERVDSTAEADDTAQLWDALVLGTRDYVRKCGFKKAIVGLSGGIDSAVVAAIAVDALGAENVKGIGMPSEYSSSGSVEDARALAENLGIAFDLFAIRSIYDSFTLALAPSFQGTPFGLAEENLQPRIRGTLLMALSNKTGALVLTTGNKSEMAVGYCTLYGDMVGALAVIGDVVKMRVYDLARYANRKRAVIPADTLTKPPSAELRPDQKDTDSLPPYEVLDPIVEAYVERYESVGQIAETQGVNAELVRHVVQLIERSEYKRQQAAPVLKVTQKSFGPGRRFPIAAKVQI; translated from the coding sequence GTGAAGATTGCGCTGGCGCAGATCAATCCAACTGTAGGCGATTTCGCCGGAAATGTTTCCGTGATCCTGGATTTTGCGCTGCGGGCAAGCCGACTTGGCGCTGAGCTGGTGATCTTCCCGGAGCTCGCTGTATGCGGCTACCCTCCCGCTGATCTGATTGAGAAGAAGACTTTTCTTGAAGCCGCGCAGGAGGCCCTTGCGCAGGTGGCTGCCTCGACGGAGAAGAATGGTCTGGCAATCCTTTGCGGATCGGTTCTCCACTCGGGTGCCGTGCCGGGGAAAACGGCGCGTAATGTTGCGGCTTTGTGTCAGCGTGGCAAGGTGAGCTTTATTCAGCAGAAGATGCTGCTGCCCTTCTACGATGTCTTCGACGAGCAGAGGTACTTTGAACCAGCAGTGTCGCAGTCTTTAATTGAGATCAATGGCGTCAACGTGGCGATTTCCATCTGCGAAGATGCATGGAACGACAAGGGGTTCTGGCCGAATCGGCTGTATGCCTCGGATCCAATCGAACGCCTAATGAGCAGCGCCGAAGAGGGCAATGCACCCAGACTTCTGCTGAATATTTCCGCATCGCCTTTCTGGCGTGGGAAGCTGACGACGCGGCGGAAGATGCTCGCCGCCTTGGCGCAGAGGTATGGCGCGGTGGTGGCCATGGTGAACCAGGTGGGCGGCAACGATAGCCTGGTCTTTGACGGTAGCTCCTTCGCCGTGGCTCCTGATGGTCGTTTGCTGGCGCAGGCGAAGTCCTTCGAAGAAGATCTGATTCTCTTTGATACTTCTTCGGCGGAGCGCGTGGACTCCACCGCTGAGGCTGACGATACGGCGCAGCTTTGGGATGCGCTTGTTTTGGGTACGCGGGACTATGTGCGGAAGTGCGGTTTCAAAAAAGCGATTGTGGGGCTGAGCGGAGGCATTGACTCGGCGGTCGTCGCTGCGATCGCTGTGGATGCTCTGGGTGCGGAGAACGTGAAGGGGATCGGCATGCCGAGCGAGTACTCCTCCAGCGGTTCGGTGGAGGACGCGCGCGCTCTCGCGGAGAACCTCGGTATTGCGTTCGACCTCTTTGCGATTCGTTCGATTTACGACAGCTTTACGCTGGCTCTGGCACCCTCATTTCAAGGCACGCCTTTTGGTTTAGCAGAAGAGAACCTGCAACCACGTATCCGTGGCACCCTGCTGATGGCACTTTCGAATAAGACGGGCGCGCTGGTTTTGACCACGGGCAATAAGAGCGAAATGGCCGTTGGGTACTGCACGCTTTATGGAGATATGGTGGGCGCGCTGGCGGTCATTGGCGACGTGGTGAAGATGCGTGTCTACGATCTGGCGCGTTACGCCAACCGCAAGCGCGCGGTTATACCCGCCGATACGTTGACCAAGCCTCCGTCGGCCGAACTCCGCCCAGACCAGAAGGACACGGATTCTCTGCCGCCGTATGAAGTACTGGATCCGATTGTGGAAGCTTACGTGGAGCGTTATGAATCGGTGGGGCAGATTGCGGAGACGCAGGGCGTCAACGCAGAGCTCGTTCGCCATGTAGTGCAACTCATCGAACGCAGCGAGTACAAGCGTCAGCAGGCGGCCCCGGTTCTCAAAGTTACGCAAAAGTCGTTCGGTCCGGGAAGAAGATTTCCGATTGCTGCAAAAGTTCAGATCTAA